One genomic window of [Clostridium] scindens ATCC 35704 includes the following:
- a CDS encoding helix-turn-helix domain-containing protein, giving the protein MEELMNDKWISIDEAAEYLGIKTVTLRSWIRNGKEGLPAQKIGKQWKFKISELDEWVKSGKSAND; this is encoded by the coding sequence ATGGAAGAACTAATGAACGATAAATGGATAAGTATAGATGAAGCTGCAGAGTACTTGGGTATAAAGACGGTTACGCTCCGCAGTTGGATCAGAAACGGTAAAGAAGGTTTGCCTGCTCAAAAAATAGGTAAACAGTGGAAGTTTAAGATCTCAGAACTCGATGAATGGGTCAAAAGTGGTAAGAGTGCAAACGACTGA
- a CDS encoding sigma-70 family RNA polymerase sigma factor has translation MQNKDNQKTYFIYVRSTGEKVPVTKAQHDSFYREASRIRDKEQNHGRCMCPYRFIWKCDGDCIGCEYHAAGDTTSLDQPLPDGEGTLGDYIPDDSPSIEDVVADCQLLAQLIDKLRQLDPEADTIIQLWKDHPEGISDRKIAEALGRPQRTFADQMKKYRTELRKVRGY, from the coding sequence ATGCAAAACAAAGACAATCAGAAGACTTATTTCATCTACGTCCGCAGCACCGGTGAAAAGGTTCCGGTCACAAAAGCACAGCACGACTCTTTCTATAGAGAAGCTTCGCGTATCCGTGATAAGGAACAGAATCATGGCAGATGCATGTGTCCTTACCGCTTCATCTGGAAGTGTGACGGCGACTGCATCGGCTGTGAGTATCACGCAGCAGGTGACACCACATCTTTGGATCAGCCCCTGCCTGACGGCGAAGGCACTCTCGGCGATTACATTCCGGACGACAGTCCTTCTATAGAAGATGTTGTTGCTGACTGTCAGCTTCTTGCTCAGCTTATCGACAAGCTGCGTCAACTTGATCCGGAGGCTGATACCATCATTCAGCTTTGGAAGGATCACCCGGAAGGCATCTCCGACCGTAAAATCGCCGAAGCACTCGGCAGACCACAGCGTACCTTTGCTGATCAAATGAAGAAGTATCGTACTGAACTTCGCAAGGTTCGCGGTTACTAA